Proteins encoded in a region of the Candidatus Rubidus massiliensis genome:
- the podJ gene encoding Polar organelle development protein, producing the protein MFALICQKQINSELSDYDFYKKMSDKGSGEFSYSLGNYHFEEEEFELAYEYYLLASEQGNVPALFQLAHFYSNGIVVGKSKWKALDLYTKAAHKGHSGSQILCGVNYQYNLSPDYNEASYYYLLAIEGGDLRGLYYLAKLYLEDKWQSKNSLKAFDLLHEAINQIKKLSIEDLGFYLSTLCNCYFTLAKMYENGLGAFQSDNLAFKFYQLASEFTDSQEIKEIYYALSRCYKLGIGTDKNDQLALEYLFKSGKAKDHRVIFYKTSKNLINVSS; encoded by the coding sequence ATGTTTGCATTAATTTGTCAAAAACAAATAAATTCAGAATTAAGTGATTACGATTTTTATAAGAAAATGTCTGACAAAGGATCAGGAGAATTTAGTTATTCTTTAGGAAATTACCATTTTGAAGAAGAAGAATTTGAATTAGCTTATGAATATTATTTATTAGCATCTGAACAAGGTAATGTGCCAGCTCTTTTTCAATTAGCACATTTTTATAGCAATGGTATTGTGGTTGGTAAATCCAAATGGAAAGCATTAGATTTATATACTAAAGCTGCTCATAAAGGACATTCTGGTTCCCAAATTCTCTGTGGTGTTAATTATCAATACAATTTGAGCCCTGATTATAATGAAGCAAGCTACTACTATTTGCTTGCAATCGAGGGTGGAGATTTAAGAGGCTTATATTATCTTGCAAAACTATATCTTGAAGATAAGTGGCAAAGCAAAAATAGTTTAAAAGCATTTGATTTGCTTCATGAAGCAATTAACCAAATTAAAAAACTTTCAATTGAAGACCTTGGATTTTATTTATCAACGTTATGTAATTGCTATTTCACTCTTGCGAAAATGTATGAAAACGGATTAGGAGCATTTCAATCAGACAATTTAGCTTTTAAATTTTATCAATTAGCCTCAGAATTTACTGATAGTCAAGAAATAAAAGAAATATACTACGCTTTAAGCCGCTGCTATAAGCTCGGAATTGGAACTGACAAAAACGATCAATTAGCTTTAGAGTATTTGTTTAAATCGGGTAAAGCTAAAGATCATCGTGTAATTTTCTATAAAACAAGTAAAAATTTAATAAATGTAAGTAGCTAA
- a CDS encoding disulfide bond formation protein B: protein MEKWKLSNKDKSLIYAMGIISLIAVILSYYQQYYFNNEPCEICKLERLPYLIAVLFTPVMAILESKSIKYVLTLLAINCMFLGLVALIHLGFQYSFINFSCSVINATSFEEFDKLLYSQNNPCSDINWKFLGIPVSFYNILFAIFGLVLIQGIKYKNRSKKLTSNS, encoded by the coding sequence ATGGAAAAATGGAAATTATCAAATAAAGATAAATCATTAATTTATGCTATGGGAATAATTTCCCTTATTGCGGTAATTCTTTCTTATTATCAACAATATTACTTCAATAATGAGCCTTGTGAAATTTGTAAGTTAGAAAGACTCCCATATCTAATAGCCGTATTATTTACTCCTGTAATGGCTATTTTGGAAAGTAAAAGCATAAAATACGTTTTAACTTTATTAGCTATAAATTGTATGTTTTTAGGACTAGTCGCTTTAATTCATTTGGGTTTTCAGTATAGTTTTATAAATTTTTCCTGTTCAGTTATAAATGCAACCTCATTTGAGGAATTTGACAAACTATTATACAGCCAAAATAATCCTTGTTCAGATATTAATTGGAAATTTTTAGGTATACCTGTTTCATTTTATAACATTTTATTTGCTATTTTTGGCCTCGTATTGATTCAGGGTATTAAATACAAAAATAGATCTAAAAAACTCACTAGTAATTCATAA
- a CDS encoding Conjugal transfer protein TraD, which yields MKSVINEKAKLGELLEKIQEKQRRIQEKEKRLLNKSLIEIGKMAYKANIHKFDSDLLYGAFLEIQKKSNSEEARNIWKSNLQQSNSIDELLPIAIKFEKITKEVDSTLRHLKFKWNRFRKEYFGRSDLETVKKICEKYNGKMEIIK from the coding sequence ATGAAGAGTGTAATTAATGAAAAAGCTAAACTTGGAGAGCTATTAGAAAAAATCCAAGAAAAACAACGTCGAATTCAGGAAAAAGAAAAAAGATTGCTTAACAAAAGTTTAATTGAAATTGGAAAAATGGCTTATAAAGCAAATATTCATAAATTTGATAGTGATTTGCTATATGGAGCATTTTTGGAAATTCAAAAAAAATCAAATTCTGAAGAAGCACGTAACATTTGGAAAAGTAATTTGCAGCAAAGCAACTCTATTGATGAACTATTACCCATTGCTATTAAGTTTGAAAAAATTACTAAGGAAGTTGATTCAACTTTAAGACACCTAAAATTTAAGTGGAATAGATTTAGAAAAGAATATTTTGGAAGATCAGATTTAGAAACAGTTAAAAAAATTTGTGAGAAATATAATGGAAAAATGGAAATTATCAAATAA